The DNA segment AGAGGGAAAGCTCCTCCAGGGATGTATCCAGAATTGCCACGTCCCGGTGGGGGTCCACCGCTGAGCTGTGGGGAAAATGCTTTGCCACCGTGGCGATTCCCGCCCTATCCATTCCCCCGACAAAGGCCGCCGCAGCGGCAGCCACATAGGCGGGATCCGAACCAAAACTGCGATCCCCCACAAAGGGGGCGTTTTCGGCAGTGAGCGGTTCGGCCAGGGGAGCCAGATTCAGGGTAAATCCCAGGGATGCAAGGTCCTTCCCGGCCTTGTAGGCCGCCGATGCTACCGCATCCAGGCTCCGTTGCACCGCATCGGCGGAAAGGGGCGGCCTTCCCGGGAATAGGCCCTGCTCAATGGCGTACCGGCCGGGAGCGGGGAAAAAACTTGTAAGAGGGTATAGGCGATCCACCGAGCCCCCCTCGTGATCAATCGCTATAAAAGGGAAAAGAATGGCGATCTCCCGGTTATTTTTCTCTCGGGGGATGGATATTTCATACCTGCGCCGGAGTAACTCCCGCAGGGTGGCGGTATACTGAGCCAGGCCAGAAGCGGTGGAACTGATGTTATAGCGGAACAACATGACCCCACCCACGGGAATTTCCCGTAACAGGGCCTCCATGGCAGCTGAAGGCCGCCCCTTCCCATCCACCCCCGAGAGGAGCACCTGGGCCGCGAGGACCTCATCAGGGAGGGCTTCCACCAGGGCTTTTAAGTTCTGGAATGGCCTGTCTGTTTCTTGCTGAACAGCATCCCTTTCGGAGGAACCTCCCTTTGTAAAGGATTCCCCCTGCGGACTCTGAGAAAAAGCTTTGTTCTGATGTACGGGCGCGTGGCCGGGGAAAATCCTCGCCGGTACCGACCCAGAAGAGGTAGGGGAACAGGCAAGAAGGGCCACCGCACAACTGGTAATAACGAACGGAGCAAAAAGACGCATAGTCCCATCCTATACTATTGTCCGCCGCCGCGTAAATAACGTATATTTTTATAATAAGGAAAGCCATGAAAGCTATTTCGTCGATGTCTTTTTTCTCAAAGGCGGATCGGTATTTGTATAAGCATCCCCTCTTTTATAGCCTGGCAGCCCCCATAGTGTTGCAGGGCTCTTTTCATCGCCTCAGAACCATTGCGCACCACGATGGTTCCATTGCTGACCACGTGGTGACCGTGGCCTTTTGGTGTTTCGTGATTGCCCGACTCTTAGGTTTTCGAAAACACCTGGCAGAACTTGTCCGGGGGGCCCTCTTGCATGACTATTTCTTTTACGACTGGCGAATTGCGCGGCCCCGCAATGGCAAGCTCCACGGTTTTCACCATCCCCGGGAAGCCCGGGAAAATGCGGAAGCCGATTTTGGGCCCCTTTCATCCCGGGAAATAGATTGCATCGAAAAACACATGTTTCCCCTTACTCCCTGGCCACCCCTTTACAAAGAAAGTCTCCTGGTGTGCCTGGTGGATAAACTGGTTGCCCTCAAAGAAGTATTCGCCATGACAAACCCCCTAATATTGATCGGCATACCTCCAGAACCAGAGGGTCCAGGAAAATCTCCCCAGAGACGGAAGGGAAAATAGCACCCCCTTTTACACGGGTCGTTCTAGCTTTCCTACTAGTCCCTTCTCCTTTATAAGGCTGAATAAGGGCTGATAAAAAGAAAAAACACCGATCCTGCCTTTGTTTCTCTCAATAGTTATTTTCCCCGCTTTATGCTAAAATGCGGTCATGTCCCTCAACTGGAAAGAAATCAACCTGGTTCTGGAAGAACTGGATCTCCCGGGTTCCCAAATTCAAGGCATTATACAGAGCGCCTTTGATATTCTTACCCTGAACCTCTACAAGGGAGGAAAAGCCCGGACCCTCCTCATTGCCCTTACGCCGGGAGCCTGCCGTATCCACGAAACGAGTCGAAGCATCCCAAAACCGGAAAAACCCCTGCGGTTTACCGAATTCCTTAAGGCCCGTATTCTGAACGGCTGGATCCAGGAGGCGTGCCAGTTGGGAGAGGACCGGATTGTTCGGTTTTCGATACGCCGGGGGGAACACCGCTATTTCCTCTATTGTCGGCTCTGGTCCAATGCGGCCAACGTGATTCTTACCGATGAGACCGGAACAATCCTTGATGCCATGCGGCGCCTTCCCAAACGGGGGGAAATAAGTGGGGGAACCTATCGACCAGAAAGCAAGGAAGGAGGACCGGGAGAACCCACTACGGAGACTCCGGGCACAAGTAATCCGACGGCCCCTATGGCCCGTCGAACCTATGAGGTTCGAGAGTTGCGGGGGGAAGGCTCCTTTAACCAGAAACTGGATGATTACTATGCCACCGAAGGGGGAGCCCTTTCGCTAGAACGTCTTAAAGAAGAACTCCGTCGTTTTTACGAAGGGCGCTTAAACCGTCTTGCGGCCACCATCGAAAATCTTGAACAGAAACAGGCCTCTTATCAACATGCGGAACAGTGGAAACAGTATGGGGACCTCATCATGGCTCAGGTGGCATCTATCCAGAAGGGACAGGAATGGCTTGAAACTATCAATTTCTATACCGACGAACCGGTACGGATCCGCCTTGACCCCCAGAAGAACGCCGTGGCCAATGCCGAAGCCTGGTACCAGCAGTACCGCAAGGCGAAGCAGGGCCTTACCGAACTAGAAGAGGAACTCAAGATATTCAGGGAACGGGAAGACCGACTCCGGCAAGAAATGGAAAAGGTGTTGCAAGAAACCAACCCTTTCCGTC comes from the Treponema sp. J25 genome and includes:
- a CDS encoding glycoside hydrolase family 3 N-terminal domain-containing protein — translated: MRLFAPFVITSCAVALLACSPTSSGSVPARIFPGHAPVHQNKAFSQSPQGESFTKGGSSERDAVQQETDRPFQNLKALVEALPDEVLAAQVLLSGVDGKGRPSAAMEALLREIPVGGVMLFRYNISSTASGLAQYTATLRELLRRRYEISIPREKNNREIAILFPFIAIDHEGGSVDRLYPLTSFFPAPGRYAIEQGLFPGRPPLSADAVQRSLDAVASAAYKAGKDLASLGFTLNLAPLAEPLTAENAPFVGDRSFGSDPAYVAAAAAAFVGGMDRAGIATVAKHFPHSSAVDPHRDVAILDTSLEELSLWMLPFQRLAVMEGGPSAIMVSHSMITPLDAHRPASLSSTVIQRWLRETLGYQGIAMADDFAMGAIAKTGKPPETAVVEALAAGIDMVMVWPPDLRRVHRAILRALKNGQLARSRLEDAVQRILRQKARYGLLREDMVTSSEGVPRKEH
- a CDS encoding HD domain-containing protein produces the protein MKAISSMSFFSKADRYLYKHPLFYSLAAPIVLQGSFHRLRTIAHHDGSIADHVVTVAFWCFVIARLLGFRKHLAELVRGALLHDYFFYDWRIARPRNGKLHGFHHPREARENAEADFGPLSSREIDCIEKHMFPLTPWPPLYKESLLVCLVDKLVALKEVFAMTNPLILIGIPPEPEGPGKSPQRRKGK
- a CDS encoding NFACT family protein; translation: MSLNWKEINLVLEELDLPGSQIQGIIQSAFDILTLNLYKGGKARTLLIALTPGACRIHETSRSIPKPEKPLRFTEFLKARILNGWIQEACQLGEDRIVRFSIRRGEHRYFLYCRLWSNAANVILTDETGTILDAMRRLPKRGEISGGTYRPESKEGGPGEPTTETPGTSNPTAPMARRTYEVRELRGEGSFNQKLDDYYATEGGALSLERLKEELRRFYEGRLNRLAATIENLEQKQASYQHAEQWKQYGDLIMAQVASIQKGQEWLETINFYTDEPVRIRLDPQKNAVANAEAWYQQYRKAKQGLTELEEELKIFREREDRLRQEMEKVLQETNPFRLYHKLRTLRGSSQQGTDKKRPGLTFVKQGWTIIVGRDARENDELLRHHVKGADLWLHTRDVPGGYVFIKAQKNKTVPLDILLDAGNLAVFYSKARNTGAADLYYTAVKYLRRAKDGKTGLVIPTQEKNLYIKIEERRLRELENCRVETV